In one window of Pseudomonadota bacterium DNA:
- a CDS encoding multiheme c-type cytochrome, with the protein MDVKAKKWLVFIMCIFFMAALFLVARHESDRFASKMGLETHKVHVSDASKPCLECHKRKGVAPKMIEQWENSEHAAKGIDCTQCHTAEKGDFDAFTCPESNILVAQFPTPKDCAKCHKEEVQEFTESKHAFPFWLYANADRAVFEPIVGTHHGCEECHQITNMWPDGSVGECDACHAKHSFSVAVARQPETCGECHVGPDHPHIELYIESKHGNIFKAEVQGQVDMGYKSSDEKPIPIEVPVCTTCHMDAVPGVRGTHNVSARLAWESQAPWSYRTVWFDEKLGDWQAKRKRMAGVCLNCHGQGFVEMYLLQADLNNLQYNEIRRAFVYWNKKYTKSGIVDRIELNGKFYSKDFINGWDEKPEHLMYDSWHHEGRRYRHGSEMMGADYTNWHGLWELQHNLMEMIEYGANHGDQEAQAIVDNNSPTKFMTYKIYDIPGNEWGIGTEKNRTPVLYKLIPDYWEKIKANIEAAVNHGLLTKAQLAIWMERYNNKDHYLGTKYPPHPVFEAYKARNKKDLGELKKQTIKFKLPSAAPYDEVH; encoded by the coding sequence ATGGATGTGAAAGCAAAAAAATGGCTGGTTTTCATCATGTGCATTTTCTTTATGGCCGCCCTTTTCCTGGTGGCCCGCCATGAATCGGACCGCTTCGCCAGTAAAATGGGGCTGGAAACCCATAAAGTTCATGTAAGTGACGCCAGCAAACCCTGCCTGGAATGTCATAAACGTAAAGGGGTGGCCCCCAAGATGATCGAACAGTGGGAAAACAGCGAGCACGCCGCCAAGGGCATCGACTGTACCCAGTGTCATACGGCGGAAAAGGGTGATTTTGACGCCTTCACCTGTCCGGAGTCAAACATTCTCGTCGCCCAATTCCCCACCCCAAAAGACTGTGCCAAGTGCCACAAGGAAGAGGTCCAGGAGTTTACCGAAAGCAAACATGCCTTTCCCTTCTGGCTCTACGCTAATGCTGACCGGGCGGTTTTCGAGCCCATCGTCGGCACCCATCACGGCTGTGAAGAATGCCACCAGATTACCAATATGTGGCCGGACGGCAGTGTCGGCGAATGTGACGCCTGCCACGCCAAACACAGCTTTTCCGTCGCCGTCGCCCGGCAGCCGGAAACCTGCGGTGAATGCCATGTGGGTCCCGATCATCCCCACATTGAGCTCTATATTGAGTCAAAACACGGCAATATCTTCAAGGCGGAGGTCCAGGGCCAGGTGGATATGGGTTACAAGAGCTCGGATGAAAAACCGATCCCTATCGAAGTTCCGGTCTGCACCACCTGTCATATGGATGCCGTACCCGGGGTCAGAGGCACTCATAACGTCAGTGCCCGCCTGGCCTGGGAATCGCAGGCCCCCTGGAGTTACCGCACGGTCTGGTTTGATGAAAAACTGGGCGACTGGCAGGCCAAACGTAAACGGATGGCCGGTGTCTGTCTCAACTGTCACGGCCAGGGTTTTGTGGAGATGTATTTATTACAAGCTGACTTGAACAATCTCCAGTATAATGAAATACGTCGAGCCTTTGTCTACTGGAACAAGAAATACACCAAGAGCGGCATTGTCGATCGTATCGAGCTCAATGGAAAATTCTACTCCAAAGATTTCATCAACGGCTGGGATGAAAAACCAGAGCATCTGATGTATGATTCCTGGCATCATGAGGGCCGCCGGTACCGCCACGGATCAGAGATGATGGGTGCCGATTACACCAACTGGCACGGACTTTGGGAACTCCAGCACAACCTGATGGAGATGATCGAATACGGTGCTAATCATGGTGATCAAGAAGCCCAGGCGATTGTGGATAACAACAGCCCGACCAAATTCATGACCTATAAAATCTATGACATCCCCGGCAATGAGTGGGGTATCGGCACCGAGAAAAACCGCACGCCGGTTCTCTACAAGCTCATCCCCGACTACTGGGAAAAGATTAAAGCCAATATTGAAGCAGCCGTCAACCATGGTCTCTTGACTAAAGCTCAGTTGGCTATCTGGATGGAACGCTACAATAACAAGGATCACTACCTGGGTACCAAGTATCCGCCACATCCGGTCTTCGAAGCCTACAAAGCACGCAACAAGAAGGATTTGGGCGAATTAAAAAAACAGACAATTAAATTCAAACTGCCGTCAGCGGCACCGTATGATGAAGTCCATTAA
- a CDS encoding SurA N-terminal domain-containing protein: MKQGVICIFTLLLTITLWLPKPTSAEEQQALATIDGQQITSNDFQNYLELFDNDPRFRPDTAEARKKLLEHLIDRTILLQYAKEHDYFKLEELQKHRSLNQREKETIILRRLLTDKISNQVHCSKEEIKTYQKTNPKLSPKLAKEQLTSQKQQELFKAFMGQLKKEHVIIVYQKNLEHF; the protein is encoded by the coding sequence ATGAAGCAAGGCGTCATCTGTATTTTTACCCTGTTGCTGACAATCACCCTTTGGCTGCCAAAACCAACGTCAGCCGAGGAGCAGCAAGCCCTGGCCACCATCGATGGTCAGCAAATTACCAGCAATGACTTTCAAAATTATCTGGAACTCTTTGATAACGACCCCAGATTCCGGCCGGATACTGCTGAAGCCAGGAAAAAATTACTTGAACACTTGATCGATCGAACTATTCTCTTACAGTACGCAAAGGAGCATGACTACTTTAAGCTGGAAGAGCTCCAAAAACATAGAAGTCTCAACCAGCGGGAAAAAGAAACTATTATCCTGCGCCGGTTGCTTACCGACAAAATATCCAACCAGGTACATTGTTCCAAGGAAGAAATCAAAACCTATCAAAAAACCAACCCGAAGCTCAGTCCAAAACTGGCCAAAGAGCAATTGACGAGTCAAAAACAGCAAGAGCTCTTTAAAGCATTTATGGGCCAGCTGAAAAAAGAGCATGTCATCATTGTTTATCAAAAAAATCTCGAACACTTCTGA